CTGGTCgactttctttaaataaataaggcaAACATAAGTAATCCTATCTAAAGTTTTGAATCCATAATTTAAGCCAGTTCTCCAAGTTCTTATGGGGCCTTAAGTAGAGTTACATTATTAACCTTAATAATGTTAATAAGGACATTAATAAGGTTTTAATGTccttaataatattaaaaccaCTAAGTTTTTCAATGCTAATTTGGGGAAATCTTGAAGAGCAGAATTTTACTggctgagattaaaatcagacatATAATTGGTGATTTGTGAACAAATTCAgttcaaacaaagaaaagattaaacACTTAGCATCAGATTGTCTGTATGAGCACAATCATTTTATAATGAAGGTGATTGTTTGCACGTTTACAAAgtacagctgccagttttttaaaatcttacattttaatttgaagttatttaaaatattttaatccgAATGTTAAAAGTGTTGCATCAAAGTCAGTAGTACTCTCATTCTCAACATTTCTTTTAGCTCTATGGTCTGTGTTGATATTTAAACATCATTTTGTGAAACGTGCACAAGCAAACACAATTTTAGAATTAAACCTTTGAGTTTTATTGGCtccagtggcctttatttgatagtgaattgacaggaaagtgggtagtaagagaagggggaagacatgcagtaaaggTCAACAGGCCAGGAATCAAACCTACAACTGCTGAGTTGGGGACTTGGGCCTCCCCATGTGGGCTGTGCTTAaaccctgcgccaccacagcacatcagTCTCCTGAGTTTTATTCgttgattttattaaagaaatatacTGATCTTTATAGAGACaatgtaattgtaaaaaataaagagtatTGGTAAATAATGTTATCCTTCTgcccacacttttcagtttataGTTTACAACGTTCGTTTTTAACTTAAATGCTGTTAACTTAATagcaagaaaagaaatatacataaagAAAATTGACCCACATTATCGTCAGACTGAAGGAAAAAGCTACAGTTCTTCCTTCAGTCcatgacatacagtacatgacATATTTGTATGACATGTATTTGTAATACAAATGACATATTACATGacatatttatttgaaagaatctcagattatttttaaaatctcactTATTCCACATTAgtctaataattatttttaacatgtcaGTACAGtaaaccctcgtttttcgcgggggttgcgTTCCGAAAAGAACCCATGATAGGAGAAATCTGTGAAGTATTTACCTtgattttttacaattattatacagcataattaaatactctacattgaaaccaaagaacaaaacttgttttcaggcccaagcaattttaaaacaaatataactctttcttacaaataactacagtaaaataatcattttaatcatcaatacgaagtacagtaggacaaattgtgactcgcgtatttcactgttcctctgactgtgacgctgcggcctgactccgctctctagtggctttttcttcagaagcctgtggtgcaggtgtgttttttcgaaagaagaacatagttatcagtagttgttgtcgctcttttttcttctgggcaaaaacatttaccaaaatttgcTAAGCTGtattacatactgtatattgaaATACCGTAACTGTTATTaggcacacaggtagagaagaagcgtggagactgtttagccaatcaggatgcagaacacaatgcactgtgaaaacaaactgcacaaaaaaatccgcgaagcagcgagaccgtgaaaggtgaacggcgttatagcgagggttcactgtaaaCTAAAGTATAACAATGAGTTATAAAACATGACAGTAACAATTTCTTTGCAGGTTttgattaaaactgttttagtttaaaacctgtttttctttatatacaCATAGTTAGAGAAGTGCTGTGTCCGTGAGTAAAAACATCCGCATCACTCAGTAAAGATCCAGTCAGGGATTCATCCTGAATCAAACGCACTGACTGATCCTTTTGTTGCTAAGAGCTTCGGTTAGTTTGGCTTGCATGATGTCTTTGGATGAATACAGCGGCAGTTCCAGGGTGGAGGAACACGTGTGGGTCGCAGGATAATACTGGTCATCCTTGATGGATTCAACTTTGATGATCATCTTTATCTTGTCCAAGCCGAGGATCGGAACCCGTTCAAACCCAGTGACGAACCCTGATGGTGGTAAAAGAGGTTATCAGTGGATATAAGCTATACAGCAGGAATAAATCTGCCTTTACGGAAACTTTCTCCAAAGAAGTATTAactttagattagattagattaactttagattttttttttttgtcacttttccaCAGACAAAGTATTAGTGAGTGGCATATTTGTTTATCTGGCCATCAATAAATACAGTCTGAACTTTGTTGATGACATAATATTCTGTCCTTTCTAATGCTGTAATTCAGCTTCAACTAAACACCAAGCAACTCATAATTTCATAGAGGTGGACTAGTCCTCGAATCTATGTTTGAAAATCTTcgataaatattttctgtaaaaatagaTGGAATTGtggagaaaacaataaaatagtaAAGCAGCATCCAGGGCACGTTAAAATGGATGCCAAGGACTTATAagtttttgtcagaaattaCGTTGAGTCCAAAAATTTGTTTCccgtattattttattttaaagttttcataaCTGAAGTGATTTTTTGGGACAATTAGTTTTTCTGGTTGCGTTTTTCTAAATAATGTTTCATACTCACACAGAAAGGTGTTCTTCTGATTCTCCTTTAGTTCATCGAAAACTTCCCAAAACATCTGTATGATGGGGTGGTCGGCATTGTACTCGCCCTCATAAACTGTGTTCTTGAAAAGAAGACCAAAACCTGGCATTAGCGATAATTCAAACAGCTCAGAATACATACCATCCCACAGAAAGTACCTGTTTCAGCTTTTCCCAGTCACAGAAGTCCTTTCCAACTAGAGTTTCTTGCAGTTCCTGTGGTGTAAAATGTCTCACCAAGTCCCGGTCACAAACTTGGAAGAAACCTCGCTTGAACTCGTAAAACACAACCTCCACTGACGTGTTGAAGACATAGTTCACAAAGGCGTCAACAAACTCTCTCCTGTTGAGTTGATAAAATTGTCATTCACAAAAAATGGGTCAGACACATATTATGACAGGAATTTAACTGCTTACGATTTTTAATAACAGTTTCGGACTAATTATCAAATAGTGGATTCCAAACAGCCGGTGTGGATTTAGTTCAGCTGTGGAACAGTAAAACAGATCTCAAGGAAATACATATAGACTTAGGTTGCCCAACCTACATGTGTTTTATGGATTTGAAGAAGAATTATGATCATGTCTATTGAGGTATCTTATGGAGACTAACAACAGAGTATGGAGTATCTATGTGTTATTCTTCAGTTGGTTTATAAGGTTTCATTTCCagctaaattttgtttttcaaaattgccttttttgtgaaaaactctaatatatttataatttaactaaataaatgacaacaaattGAATCGTTATGAACGGCTCATaaagaaaacctcagaaataatgaaattatttccTACTTGTTTTCGTTGGTAACTTGCTTGTCAGGATTTTCAGGGTCAAGATCAATCTCAGTTCCATCCCATGGGATCTTTAAAGAAAGGAAATGCTGGTGTTACTTGtctctacatttattttaaaaaaactgttagaTATCGAAGATCTAAAATGAATGGTGACATTTCTTTTAACTTCAACACTCACTGTAAAATACATCTCCTCTGGGTCTTCATCTGTGTCCAGGATGGACTGCAGACcacttaaagaaaacaacacaaagatcatttttatgataaatatatatatatatatatatatattttttttttttttttttttatttaaaaccatttataaATTCTACCTACTTGCCATAACTTGGACTGAATTCTTTCAAATCGTCCAGTGAAGGCCTCACTCCAAGCAGCTTTTTGAACAGCACCAGTGGGAAGGGTAAGTAAATGATCACCTTGTTGTACAAAGCCAGTCCACACAAAACCCCAAACAGGTGGAAACGCTGGTCCTCCTGTGAAGCCTGATATTGGTGGTTTAGatcattaattaaataaaaaaaacctgataatTAACTGAGCTTAAAATCAGTTATTTCTAAACTAACAAGTCTTACTTCAGAGGAGAACCACGCCAGTGTTTTGGAGTCATTGAACATGAACATCTCAGATTCAGCAGACATCAACTCATGAAAGACTTCATGGAAAAAGTCTTTTACGTAGACAGGATCAATTTCATTGTTCTCATCAAAAAACACCTAGAATGCAAAAGGGAACCAATAAGATTTCTTCTCACACTCCACAGAAGCAGTTAATTACTCAATTATGCTTAATAAGCTTCTAGTCTTGTACCACAAGTTCTCTCTTGTAATCTTTCTGATCAGCCTCAGCCAGCTGTTCAAATGTGTCGTTTAACACAGACGCTCGGTTTAGGTGCAGTTCCAAGTAGGGAGAGTTAGGGTAATACCTTAACCCTAAACTCAGAAACATTTCCATGAACACCTGGTCCAAAATACGCAACCAAAACTCCACCTGTTAAGAAAAAGAGATCCAATATAAGTACCCAAATTTAGTTCACAGATTGCAAGCTCAGTAAACACAGCATAAATAAAGAAGCAAAGTTTTGTGGTATTGTAGTTTCTCAAAAAGGTGTATGTGTTTTTTATCTAGTGTAcgtaaacttctggttttcaACTGCATATATACAAAGCATATACAGACATATGTATATGCATACAAGTATATACAGAGTCATACaatacattaaattattattgaaaagttaatttatttcagtaacttgattcactaagtgaaacacattataataAAACAGCAGTTACCTGGGTGAGATAAGTATTCATGTTAAAAACCATTGTCTTTGTTTGCAGATCCATCACAATCGGGAAGTTGCACAGAACAAGTGGCTCATCAAACACATACTAAAAAGGTAAAAAGCACAACATAATCTTTGAGTTTCTAGttattcagtgtttttacaAACGAGATGCCTGTTAATTTCCAAGttaaatctgacagaaactTTCTTACCCTGCGTTTTGATTTTAAACGCCAGATTTCCAGTTCTCTGAAGAGAAACTTTTCTTCAATCATCACATAAAAATCACTTTCTGGCAGCCTTTGCGACTCAGAAACCCTGCTGTTAACCTGTCAAAAGGACAAGTATAGGACCttaattatcatttaaaaaaagcaaacaaacatgaCAGTCCTGTTCCAGATTATGATACTGACATTGTACATATACTGAAGAACTTGAAGCAGGTTCCTGACACCATCACTGCGAGGAGCATGCTCATCGGACAAGATCAGACAGAGAGCTTGCCTCCACACGCTGACAAATCTCTTCATGGTGGATGACGACAGCGAGGACCACCACTCACCTAGAGATGACAACATTAACGTTTACCACACAAAGCTTTAATCACGTGCCAAAGTAATTTCAGCTAAACTAGGTAACGGTACCTAAAACCTTGAGGCTTTCCCTTGACAGGCTTGCTACAGCAGTAGCGACCATCTCAGCTAGCTTGCTGCGCTGCTGCTTTCTGTACTTCTGGATGACATGAAGAAGCTCATTGAGGAGCAGAAAGATCCTCAGACTCTCCACTCCTACTGGGTTCTTATCAAGGAGAGGAAGCAACTGCAGAATTGCAGCTTCAACCTGAGTGACAAATATGTGTTAGTTCACACACAGGTggattaaaggaaaaaaacagatagATAAAAAAAGACGGATGgataaggaaaaaaacaaatggaagtATATGAAGCAAGTTATCATGTAGttgtctgaaaaacaaatgtataaaattgAACAGGAATAGAGACAAACCTCTCTCCAGACAAACTGGTCTGTCTTGACCAGTTTCTTAAAATGCCGTCGGGCCAGTTTCAGGTTCAGCCCATGGTACTTTGACgaggtttttaaatgtttatcttttctgAGCGGAAAAGTAAAGACAGTCAGCATAAATTATGATCTTTGATTTGTTACTAGACTGAAATAGATGCTACTTCAATAATTGAATAACTGGTCTATGTTAAAACATCCAATATactgaaaaaataatcataCATTTCTGAAGATTAATAGAAGTAATACAATCTTTAATTAAGTTATGTCTACTTGAATTAGAATATACATGACTTAAaggaaaatgttatgttttgacTTTTAAGTTACAAAAATTTCAACAGTTGCATGTTTACCTTTCTTCAAGGAAGCTTTTGTTCAAACAGGATGCAGATAAAAATGTCCTGTGGATTTCCCTGaggagaataataataaatgtttcagtaatttttatttagagTAACAGAACTTAACATCATCCTAGTGGTAAATACTCACTGCCTAATCTTTCTCCATGACTTTTCATCACATTTAGACGTCCATTTATCAACCACAACTTCTAAACTGTGCTGAGTTGCTTTGCTGACTGTGTTAGTGTCTGAATTTAAGCTAACTTCCTGTAAATGGAAAAGAAAGTGAGGTGAGGTAATTGATCCTGTTGCATGTTAATGTCTTTGTTTGGCAAACATCGTCACTGGTACCTCATCAGAAGAGCAGGCTGCAAATGAACAGTTTTCTCCAGCAAAGATGGTTCCAATTCTGGAATGAACTGCATCTGAAACTAGTAAGGAAGTAAATTACTACATAAAGTTAACATGCAATAgcgtttagatttttttcttaatcctATACATAAAGTTACCTTGAGGTAGACGAACAGGTAGCGGCACAGATGGATTGCTTTCTTCTCTGTTTCCCAGCTgaccttgagtttgacaacCAAAGGAGTAGACCTTTTGGCTGTCTGTCAGAACTAATGTGTGATACCTGGATTGAAAGAACATTGTAAACATTATAAACACTACACCGATGAATTTTTAGTATGAATGAAAGGACAGCCTCCAAATTATTCAACTTATTCAATGTCAGTGCTAGGAGACAAACCTATTTAAGTAACCCTACTAAGACTGCTTAGGATAGACATCATATATGCAGCCAAATTTAGACCAGGAACATGTCAAAGGCTGAAAAAAAGCTGTAGTCCAGATGCAACCTAGTTGGTATGTATTTGAGTATGAATAAGTAATTTTGCATTGGAGAAATAAATTGAAACTACTACACGCAATATCTCTTTTCAAACAATAATTGAATGTGGATTTAAGacaacatttttcctttaaagTTTTGATGATACAACAAGGTGTAATTTACCTCCCGGATGCAATCTTGATAACTTTTGCCCCCCAAAGTTCAGCAACAAGTCGAGGCCGGAGTTCATTTCGCAAGGAGTTGTGTCCAAGTTGTCCATATTGACCAGAACCGAATGTGAACACTGCCCCATGCTGAAAAATCCAAACACACAAATGCTCTTCAAGTATTTGTGCTTCAAAACTCTACATacagtgtattttttatgcaacacttcaaataagaacaaatgtgaggaacaaaaattaaaactttacttCTGTAAACTTTGGTAACTTCAAAGAGATTTCAGCCTTATTCAATTCAATAGTCAATCAATTGTAATAACAGTAAATGacaaattgtatttttcctCTTGAAGCCCATTATATAAATGATATTTATAGATGTTTAAAAATACTCTAATAGTCTAATTTccagaaataattttaagtcTAAAATATGCAATTTATAGTTTAActaaatttgtcaaaaaaaaaaacaacattttcttctttctaaaaaaaaaagaaaagtggttGGATGCTTTTATGTTGCTGCCTAACCTTCGTCAAAACGACGGTGTGGTCCTTCCCGCAGGAAATGTCGCCTGTTTTCTTCAGATTCAAACTATGAACACAAGCTGGTGTGTacatgtctaaaaaaaaaaagtgagatttattATGTAAGATATGCAAAGTTACACATCTGAATATGTTATTGTTAGCCACAAAGCTATGAAATAATTTCCAACAGCACCTTTTGTGTCTCCCAGTCCGAGCTGTCCACAGTCGTTCCTGCCCCAGCCGAACACGCCTCCGGACACGGAGAGGGCGAAGCTCTGGTCTCCTCCCGCAGAGATCTGAACCACGGGGACGGACAACAAGGATCGGACTGGCTGAGGTGATCTCGCTCCTGAACGTCTCTTCCCCAGTCCGAGCTGACCCCTGGAGTCCAGGCCCCAGGTGTACACCTGACCCTCTGTAGGAAGACCCCAGGATTAACTACTGAATCCACATCACTACGTCATGAACTGTTCATGTCatgtctgaaacattttaactaATCTTAAGACTCTTGAAATCACAACATGATTATGGTGCAAAAGTGAGTAGCCAAGAAAAGCTTAGTAATAAGTACTTATGTCATTGTGATGAAGGCAAtaccaataaaaagaaaatattagaaGACTGAAGTTAATAATATAATTTGCCATccaaaatgcagaaatattgaAAACCTTTTGTCAGAGCAACTGAATGCTGGCTCCCACAAGCAACCTGTGCAACTGGTATGTTAGAAAAAGCATCCAATGTCCTGCAagaaagtagaagaaaaatctTAATCAAACCTTAATAAGAATCAGATGACTTGTAGGATGAATTGAATATATTTGTATGCCAGCATAGTAACCTTGCTTTGTTTTCTCACCTTGGTGTGTACGGGGTGCAGGTCATGTCTACACAGAAAACAGAGCCTTTCTC
Above is a window of Xiphophorus hellerii strain 12219 chromosome 2, Xiphophorus_hellerii-4.1, whole genome shotgun sequence DNA encoding:
- the LOC116729760 gene encoding probable E3 ubiquitin-protein ligase HERC3, translated to MFSWGEDCRRGFCLKGDPVTDEGVHYLNFGHNVTDLSAGRSVLAFLKSNGNAFILRTDESKDGNRVRRKQKFVKCKERIEAVSCEDDVVMLLSEKGSVFCVDMTCTPYTPRTLDAFSNIPVAQVACGSQHSVALTKEGQVYTWGLDSRGQLGLGKRRSGARSPQPVRSLLSVPVVQISAGGDQSFALSVSGGVFGWGRNDCGQLGLGDTKDMYTPACVHSLNLKKTGDISCGKDHTVVLTKHGAVFTFGSGQYGQLGHNSLRNELRPRLVAELWGAKVIKIASGRYHTLVLTDSQKVYSFGCQTQGQLGNREESNPSVPLPVRLPQVSDAVHSRIGTIFAGENCSFAACSSDEEVSLNSDTNTVSKATQHSLEVVVDKWTSKCDEKSWRKIRQEIHRTFLSASCLNKSFLEERKDKHLKTSSKYHGLNLKLARRHFKKLVKTDQFVWREVEAAILQLLPLLDKNPVGVESLRIFLLLNELLHVIQKYRKQQRSKLAEMVATAVASLSRESLKVLGEWWSSLSSSTMKRFVSVWRQALCLILSDEHAPRSDGVRNLLQVLQYMYNVNSRVSESQRLPESDFYVMIEEKFLFRELEIWRLKSKRRYVFDEPLVLCNFPIVMDLQTKTMVFNMNTYLTQVEFWLRILDQVFMEMFLSLGLRYYPNSPYLELHLNRASVLNDTFEQLAEADQKDYKRELVVFFDENNEIDPVYVKDFFHEVFHELMSAESEMFMFNDSKTLAWFSSEASQEDQRFHLFGVLCGLALYNKVIIYLPFPLVLFKKLLGVRPSLDDLKEFSPSYGNGLQSILDTDEDPEEMYFTIPWDGTEIDLDPENPDKQVTNENKREFVDAFVNYVFNTSVEVVFYEFKRGFFQVCDRDLVRHFTPQELQETLVGKDFCDWEKLKQNTVYEGEYNADHPIIQMFWEVFDELKENQKNTFLWFVTGFERVPILGLDKIKMIIKVESIKDDQYYPATHTCSSTLELPLYSSKDIMQAKLTEALSNKRISQCV